DNA from Leptospira mayottensis 200901116:
CGATCCTAGCCTGACTCCTATCACGACGCTCGATCCTCACGTCGTTTTGGGTGGAGCTTATTTCGACGCCTTGCAGGGAAAATATGAATTAGAATACAATGAAATTCTAAATAACTGAGAAAAACAACCGATCGTGTTGCATCTAAGAAGTAAAAATCGTTTGCCGACCTGTTTTAATTTTTACGTGTCTCTTTGGATAGATTTTTTGATGAGGGGTATTCAAAATTCGATTTTTAGAATCTTAAAACGGAAGAATCGAAGTTGTCGGGTAGAGGAGTGCCATTCGGTCTTAATCGACCGTCCAATGGCTCAGAGTGTCACTTCCTGTCACAGGGTGGGGGCAAAGTGGGAAAACTTGCAAGTTTCCATTTATCAGAAAATCATACTCTTTGCAAGTAACATCCGTCCTTAATTTGTCGAGACTCCGACACACTCAATTACAACTTCTGGATCTCTTCGAACAATCGCTTCGCCGCACCGCGTCCCGATTGAACGAATTCTCGGTTTTGCTTTCGAATTGTTTTCAGATCCGATTCTGCAAGATTCAAAACTTGGAATATGTCTTCGGGGCTGGAAACGATAAACAAGCCGCCCGTCTGTTTCAAAATCATCGCTTCGGGAGAATTGGAAATTTTCGGACCGGTCATCAAAGGTAAGCCGAATGTGGCCGGTTCCAAAACGTTATGAACCCGATTGTGAAGCGCGCCTCCGACATACGCGAAGTCCGCCGCCTGATACGCGAAAGCTAAAATACCTAACACGTCGAATACGATCGTCTGTGCGGTCATAGTCTCGTACGGGGTGGACGTCCAGGTTCGATATTCCATCTTCGCATCTTGCAGACGATGTTCGATCGAAACGATCCGATCGGGAGATGTTTTGTGAGGAAAGATCCAAAACGCGAATTCGTTTAACAATTTCGGTTTTTTTTCGCGCAGCAGTTCGTATAAAGAGGCGATCAATTCTTCGCAAGGTTCGTATGTGGATGCAAATAGTATGATTTTCGAATACGGATAATTCTTGGGTCTTTTGAATTCCTTTTTATTGTCTTCTATCTTTTTTAAAACCGTATCGAATCTCGTATCACCCAAAACCTTGACCGGAACGTTTTCCGGAACCAGCGCCCGAAACGCATCGTAAAACGATTTGTGCGAAGGAAAAATTCCGTCGAGATGACGAAATACCGCCTTCGTCAAACTTCCCATGATTCCATTTTTTCGTTTTCCAATCACGGCAGAGCCCAAAATGATCTTGGTTCCAAATTTTTTTGCGGAAAGGATAAGATTCGGCCAAGTATCCCAAGCCATTAAAACAAGAACCTTAGGATGGAAGAGGGAAAAAATCCAGTTGTAACCAAAAGGAGAATCGATCGGAAGGTGAAAGGTTTCATCGGCGGGAAACGCTTCGAGTTGAGAATCTCTAACACTTTCGGAAAAAACGGATTGAATCAAAAATACGGACGGATCATATTTTCTAAACTCATGGGCCAGGGCTTTGCACTGATCCAATTCTCCCACGGAAGCTGCGTGCAACCACACGGTATGTTTACCGGAAAGATCCAAATTCTTGGAAAGAATTCTTTTTTTATCCACGGACCGTTTTCTAAAAAAAAGTCTTATGGAAGGAAATAAGAGAGAGAGAGGAACGATAAAGACAAGAAGAAAGATCGTCAGGATTTGGTATAAAAAAATCATAGGTTTATGAGCGGAGTTTTATTTGCTTTTGATCTGATGGATACCTTGATAAAGGATCCCTTTCATTCTGCACTCTATAAAATGCTTCCTAGCGAATCGAGAGAAAAATTTGCCCAAGGAAGGGAAAGAAGCGCTTTCTTGGAGTTCGAAAAGGGACTCATTGAAGAGGAGGAATTCTTAGAAAGATTTTATTTACCTGAATATCGAAACGGCGATTTGCCTGATCCGAGAAAAATTAAGGAATGTATGTTCTCTAAAGTGCGATTGATTCCTGAGACCGTCGGGATCGTAAAATTACTTAAGAGCGGCGGAAATAAATTAGTACTCGCTAGTAATTATTCCGCCTGGTACAAGGAGCTTCAAAAATTTCCAGATATACAGGATGTATTTTCCCAGTTCGATCAATTGTATTTTTCCTGCGAACTCGGAACACGTAAACCGGCGGAGGAATACTTTCAATGGATTCAAACCGATTATCCGGGAATGCGCTACGTATTGATCGATGACAACGCGACTAACGTGGAAGCCGCGGATTATATGGGATGGGATACTTTTCGCTTTGATCCGAAGGAGCCATCACAACTCGGAAAATTCTTCAGAGACCGGTACCCCAGTTATCTTTAATCTCCGCACCGGGATAACTGTTGTCTCTTGTATCTACGAGGATGCCCATACGATCCAGATAAAAAACGAATTCTCCCTTTTTCTGAAACGGTCCGGGAATTAGTCGGATTTCCGCCACTTCGAACGGGAAATGCAGGTTTTGATTTAGTCTGGTGTTTTTTACTGGGATCATCAATTTTTTTTCGATCCGTTTCCAACCGTCGAAATTCAAATCCCCTAGATCGATCACGATTTCTTTGGATTTATGCTGATAAAGAACCAATTCTAATTTTGCGTTTTGAGAAGAAGAATACATCCAAAAAAAGATTCGAGATGGAATCCCGATTGGAAGTCTGATTTTTTCTTTAGGTCGAATTTCCAAATGGGCATGCTTTGGGTTCTCGAAAAAAGTCTGAACCATCATGGAACGATAATCGTTTGCAGCGGAAAGAGTGGGATAAAATTCTCTCTCTTTTTGAAAGGCTGTGTTGTCGGGAATCTGAGAATTAAAGCGGATTTCGTTTAAAAAAGAAACTCCTCTATAAATTTCCCAAGGTCGTGCACCGTCGAACGAGTCCACAAGAAAAAGATTGTATTGTTTCCATTCGGATAGTATCTTTTCTAAAATCAGAACTCGGCTCATTTCGTCTTCGTCTCTTTTTACCGGAGCGGAAGAAAGATCAACCTGCCCCGAAATGGAACCCAAAAGATAAAGGGTAAACAGGACTCGGGGAAAAAACAAGGCTCTCACAGAATTCTATTCGGAGAAAATGAGACTTAAAAACAGACGAAAAACCGATATTTGAATCAGGTACACCCAATGAGACGAGACCAGTTGAAAATCCTACTTTCCGGAATCTTAGTTTTACTTTTAGGATCCTTGATCGTTTACAGTTATCTCTTTCGGGAAGATATTTCCCGATTTTTAAAAAAGAAGGAAGGTGAGGAAGTCTCGAACAATTCCAAAACGGACCGAGTGATCTTAAGTCCTGAAATGAACTCGGAACCATTGATTTCACCCAACGACAATAGTCTTCCAGACTCGGGAGAATTTTCGGCAAACGAAAAAGAAACTTCGAAGCAAAAGACTAGCCCGGAAGAATTCTCTTCCAACACAAAAGAAACACAATCAAGTATTCCCCAGGAAGAAAGACTTGAGGAAAGAAAAATCATAGAAAAAACGCCAAAGGACAAGTTTCCCGAAGAAAAGTGGACTCCGCCTGAAACAAGCACGATCAAAGATGAGGAATATCCCGGAGAAAAAATGAAAAATGTACGAGGCAAACGGGAAAAGAAAAGTGATTTGAAAATTCGAAGTCAACCTACCAAAAAGAAAGCCAAAATGAAAAAACGTTCTTCACTCAAGACAGGAAAAAGAATTCGTTCTTTGGAAACTAGAGTTGATCGTCTGGAAAGAAAATTAGGAGTTTCTCATATATCGAAAAAACACAAGACTCATAAGACTGATCGAAAAAGCCTCGAAAAAAGGGTTTGGAAGTTGGAAAAAGAAATGGAAAAATTGAAATCCAAAGAGTGATATGGGGATCCGAGAACATTATCAAAAAATTTACGCGGAACTTCAAAAACTCAGGCCGGAAAATCCTCCTACGCTCATAGCCGTTTCCAAGTTTCAGTCGTTGGAAAAAGTAAAAGAAGCGGTTGACGCTGGAATTCTTCACTTTGGTGAAAATAGAATTCAGGAAGGAATCGAAAAATTTTCGGAGTGGCTCCGAAATAAAGATACTTCTTTGGTTTTGCATCATATCGGGCCTGTTCAGAGCGGGACGTTGAGAAAATTATTCTTGGGATATTCCTATGCACATGGAGTTGGGACCATGGGAACCGTAAACGAACTTCTAAACCGCGCGAAAAAAGAACAAAAAAACATCCGATACTTTCTCCAAGCTAACCTAACCGGAGAGGACACAAAACACGGTGTCGAAAGAAAAGAACTGATCAGAATTTTGAAACAAAAAGAAAATTTGTCCAATGCGTACTGCAAGTTAGAGGGACTTATGGTGATGGGTCCATCGGATGGGGATCCGACTAAAACCAAAGAAGTATTTCGGGAGCTATCCAAAGTCAGAAAGGACTATATACCCGAGGCAAAACTTTCCATGGGCATGTCGGGGGATTATAAAATTGCGATCGAAGAGGGAAGTGACTTTGTCAGAATCGGAAGTGCAATCTTCGGGGAAAGGAATTAGGATGAAACAGACAGTTGGAATCGCAGGTTGCGGAAATATGGGCGGAGCGATTTACATTTCGCTCAAGAAACGTTATCCGACACAGACTTTTGGATATGATCCCTACATGACCTCGAATCAAAAAATTGAACTGATATCTTCTTGGGACGAATTTGTTGCCAAGTCCGATTTGATCATTGTCTGTGTAAAACCCGGAAAGGTATCAGAGCTTTTGAAACAAATCTCGGTTCCTAAAAAAATAATTTCCGTCGCGGCCGGGATCCATACGGAAGCGATTCGAAAGGATCTTCCTTCCGGATCTAAGGTAGTGCGTGTAATGCCCAATCTTCCCTTGCTTGTTTCCGAAGGAGCGATGGGATACTTCGGAGATGAAGAGTTGTACGAAATCGTTTCCGAAATTTTTAAAACTCTAGGACATTCCGTACGGCTGAGTTCCGAGTCGTTGATCGATGCGGTTACAGGACTTTCCGGATCGGGACCTGCGTATGTATTTAAATTTATACAAGCTTTAGCCGAAGGAGGGGTACTTTCTGGTTTGGGATACCAGGAAGCCTTAGATCTCAGCATACAAACCGTGATCGGCTCTGCGGAACTTCTTCGAAAGGAAAGACAGAACGATCCTACAACTCATCCTTCGGTGTGGAAGAATAGAGTTACTTCTCCGGGAGGAACTACAATTGCGGGACTTGCGGAATTGGAAAGGAATGGATTCAGTAATGCAATTTTAGAGGCGGTGAAAGCAGCCACAAAACGTTCTCAGGAACTAGGATCTTAAATTTATTGGAGTTTATTAAGAAGGAGATAGATAATGGGAAAGGTTTTTCCAAAATTTTAATTTCCTTTGTACACTGAAAATTTGAGTTTATCCATGTGATTCAAACCCTGAGAATTATTACGTCTTTTGATAGCAGAGCCTGACATCCGAAATCTACAAAAATTCAAAAACTAAACTCGAAAAATCTAATATACCCGAAATCTGAAATATTATACTGACTCAAGGATTTTTACATTTTTATTATTTGCACACGATTTATAAAAAAGTAACATATAGAATAGGCACAAGCGATAATGTTTTATGATTAGTTTCAGTAGTGATAATGGGTTAGTTATGCAGTAAAGATCAATATTTTGATTTTAATTGTAAAAAAGGAAGCAATCTTCTTATAGGATGTAGTTATATTAAGTAGAAAATTAACTCTTCGGATTAAAATTTATCTTGAAAAGTAAAGCGGAAGGATTAAACACTAGCGCGGACAGGATTCGAACCTATGACCTTTGGGTTATGAGCCCAACGAGCTACCAGCTGCTCCACCGCGCGGTGTTAAGAGACAGTATTTGTGGATAAGCTTCTAAAGCAAGAATAAATCGACAAAAAGAATTGATTTTTATGAAAAATTAGGCTGATAATCTTGGTAAAAAGAGAATTACCTCGAATGAAAAGGAAACGTCGAACAAAATTCGACGGTAAATTTGAAATCACTCCTTTAGTATCTAAGAAACCGGAGAACCAATCTTTTGATCAGTAAAGAAAACGATCCCCTGATGATAGAATATCTGGAAAAGAAAATCTATGATCAAAAGCAATTATTAGAAATCAGTAAAGCTCTAAATTCCACTTTAGATTATAAATATCTAATGGATGCGATCTTAAACATCTGTCTCGCTCAGCTTCAAACTCTTCAGGCGGCGATTTACGTCAGTCCGGAAGCGGATTCTGACTTTTTCGAGTTGGATCCGGGTTATAAAGGTTTCGATCTTTCCGAAAACGAAAAATCTTTCCGGATCAAAACGAGCGCTGCACTCATCCAATTTCTCGAAACGAGAATGAAGGCAATGACCGTAAATCAAATCGAAGAGTGTATGGGAAGAGCTGTGAACGAAGTCGATTTCTTAAGAGGAATCGGAGCCGATCTTATCATCCCGTTGAACGCGAAAGGCAAAGTGAATGGACTTTTGGTTCTCGGCGAGAAGATGACCATGAGTGAGGTTCAGGAGGAGGACAAAGATTTCTTAACGACTCTTTCTACTCTCGCCGGAATTGCAGTAGAGAACTCCAGACTTTACGAACTTGCCACCGTGGACATGATGACTGGACTCAAGGTGCATCACTATTTCCAAACAAAACTCAAAGAAGAGATGGAACGTTGCAGAAAGAAAAAATCTCATCTTACTCTTTTGTTCACGGACGTGGATAATTTTAAAAAATTTAACGATACTCACGGTCATCAGGCGGGAGATCAGGTTTTGACCGAAGTGGCAAAACAATTGATACGTAAGGCGGGCAAATACGATATTCCTGCACGTTATGGAGGAGAGGAGTTTTGTCTTATAATGCCCGGGGCTGATCTTGAAAGAGGTTATGAAATGGGAGAGAAGATCCGTAAAGCCGTGGAGGCAAGTTCAGTTAAAAACCCAAACGGTGGGCCTGACTTGAAGGTTACTCTTTCTGTTGGAGTATCGGAGTTTTGGCCGAAGGACAAAAACAATAGGGATCTGATTGAAAGAGCGGACAAGGCTTTATATATGGCCAAACATTCCGGTAAAAATCAAACCGTTTGTTATAGAGAGGACTAGAAAAACTTTTTTTTTTGAGAAATATGCCGATCTCTACAATATGGAAAAGAATCTCCTATTGTACCAAGTATCTCCGACTCAGCTTGAGGAAAACGAACTTACAAAGCGGATCCGGGATCGCGCTCTCGGAAAAGAAAAATTTGATTTTTCTCCGTATTCTTGTTTTATAGAATATAAGTCGGCAGATCCAATTACAGGAGTCCAATATAGAGATTGCGTAATTGACTATACACGATGTTCCAATCAAAAATGTATCAAAAAATTAATTTGAGGATATTTTTTTCCTTTGTAGTTTTATTTTTTATTTCCTGTTCTCTGACTCCCAAAGCTAGGATTACTTTGACTTACCCTGGGGTCGAAGTAATCCTTCCGTTTAACGTAAAAAGCGGATTTCGTTTTGTTCAACTCTCTCTTATACCAGGTCAAGAACCTCTTCGTTTTTTGATAGATACTGGTTCCAGATTTTCATTTTTGGATGAGCGGTATTTTACCGAAAGGGATCCCCAAAAAAGGCTTGTGGTCACGTATCCCGGAGGGAAGGACGATTCCTACCGGAAGATCCGAACTGTGAATCTTTTTTATCAAATAGATCCTATTTTTAAGGATATAACCGTATATTCCCATACCTTTTACGGTAATCTCGAACTCGATGGAATTATTGGTATGGATTCATTATATGATAAGATTATAATGTTAGAATATCCGACTCTTATTCGCTTTTTGCGATATACGGAGGGGAAATTGATAGAATCCATGATTCCCAGTTTATCGAGTCTTAAAAGGAATGCCAAACCTTTACGATTTTTTTCTGGCCTTCCTGTGCTAGAAACGAGCTATAGTCCAAAAGATAGGGCCCTTCTGATATTGGACACTGGTGCAGAGTCGAGCCTTTTGGAACTTTCAAAATCTTTACCCGGTTTTGTGGAAGAGACTACTTCGAGCAGGTTGGTGCCGGTTTTAAATTTTCAAGGAAAGGTCATGAACATCAGAACCCAATTTGTCCATAAACTTTGTTTGGTTACGACGTATAGTTGTGTGGAGAATTTGGAAAT
Protein-coding regions in this window:
- the proC gene encoding pyrroline-5-carboxylate reductase, with the protein product MKQTVGIAGCGNMGGAIYISLKKRYPTQTFGYDPYMTSNQKIELISSWDEFVAKSDLIIVCVKPGKVSELLKQISVPKKIISVAAGIHTEAIRKDLPSGSKVVRVMPNLPLLVSEGAMGYFGDEELYEIVSEIFKTLGHSVRLSSESLIDAVTGLSGSGPAYVFKFIQALAEGGVLSGLGYQEALDLSIQTVIGSAELLRKERQNDPTTHPSVWKNRVTSPGGTTIAGLAELERNGFSNAILEAVKAATKRSQELGS
- a CDS encoding 3-deoxy-D-manno-octulosonic acid transferase; amino-acid sequence: MIFLYQILTIFLLVFIVPLSLLFPSIRLFFRKRSVDKKRILSKNLDLSGKHTVWLHAASVGELDQCKALAHEFRKYDPSVFLIQSVFSESVRDSQLEAFPADETFHLPIDSPFGYNWIFSLFHPKVLVLMAWDTWPNLILSAKKFGTKIILGSAVIGKRKNGIMGSLTKAVFRHLDGIFPSHKSFYDAFRALVPENVPVKVLGDTRFDTVLKKIEDNKKEFKRPKNYPYSKIILFASTYEPCEELIASLYELLREKKPKLLNEFAFWIFPHKTSPDRIVSIEHRLQDAKMEYRTWTSTPYETMTAQTIVFDVLGILAFAYQAADFAYVGGALHNRVHNVLEPATFGLPLMTGPKISNSPEAMILKQTGGLFIVSSPEDIFQVLNLAESDLKTIRKQNREFVQSGRGAAKRLFEEIQKL
- a CDS encoding sensor domain-containing diguanylate cyclase → MISKENDPLMIEYLEKKIYDQKQLLEISKALNSTLDYKYLMDAILNICLAQLQTLQAAIYVSPEADSDFFELDPGYKGFDLSENEKSFRIKTSAALIQFLETRMKAMTVNQIEECMGRAVNEVDFLRGIGADLIIPLNAKGKVNGLLVLGEKMTMSEVQEEDKDFLTTLSTLAGIAVENSRLYELATVDMMTGLKVHHYFQTKLKEEMERCRKKKSHLTLLFTDVDNFKKFNDTHGHQAGDQVLTEVAKQLIRKAGKYDIPARYGGEEFCLIMPGADLERGYEMGEKIRKAVEASSVKNPNGGPDLKVTLSVGVSEFWPKDKNNRDLIERADKALYMAKHSGKNQTVCYRED
- a CDS encoding flagellar filament outer layer protein FlaA, with amino-acid sequence MFFPRVLFTLYLLGSISGQVDLSSAPVKRDEDEMSRVLILEKILSEWKQYNLFLVDSFDGARPWEIYRGVSFLNEIRFNSQIPDNTAFQKEREFYPTLSAANDYRSMMVQTFFENPKHAHLEIRPKEKIRLPIGIPSRIFFWMYSSSQNAKLELVLYQHKSKEIVIDLGDLNFDGWKRIEKKLMIPVKNTRLNQNLHFPFEVAEIRLIPGPFQKKGEFVFYLDRMGILVDTRDNSYPGAEIKDNWGTGL
- a CDS encoding YggS family pyridoxal phosphate-dependent enzyme; this encodes MGIREHYQKIYAELQKLRPENPPTLIAVSKFQSLEKVKEAVDAGILHFGENRIQEGIEKFSEWLRNKDTSLVLHHIGPVQSGTLRKLFLGYSYAHGVGTMGTVNELLNRAKKEQKNIRYFLQANLTGEDTKHGVERKELIRILKQKENLSNAYCKLEGLMVMGPSDGDPTKTKEVFRELSKVRKDYIPEAKLSMGMSGDYKIAIEEGSDFVRIGSAIFGERN